The following proteins are co-located in the Sphingomonas panacis genome:
- a CDS encoding SPFH domain-containing protein → MATIRNLLFLAQLRSEASSHIIRYRNGKVRQSGRGLVFWFRPETASIAEVPMDDREMTLFVKGRSQDFQTVSVQGSVGWHVVDPVLLAERVDFTISPYSGKPQGEPVPSIEARITGIANQAVLQYLGTAPVRALLDAGPGPLRAQLEAALAADPALAEIGVAAVSVRLTNLAPSSELERALQTPTFEALQQKADEATFERRALAVEKERAIAENELATRIELARREKLLIAEETDNARNRATGAAEAQQVEAKAEADRIRLVEGAKAEAEQAHIAVYRDLPPAVLFGLAAQQLAGKLDTIEHVNITPDLLAAVMGEFRKSPVVVAG, encoded by the coding sequence ATGGCCACGATCCGCAACCTGCTGTTCCTCGCGCAGCTTCGCAGCGAGGCGAGCAGCCACATCATCCGCTACCGCAACGGCAAGGTCCGCCAGAGCGGGCGCGGCCTCGTCTTCTGGTTCCGCCCCGAAACCGCCAGCATCGCCGAAGTGCCGATGGACGACCGCGAGATGACGCTGTTCGTGAAGGGCCGCAGCCAGGATTTCCAGACGGTGTCGGTGCAGGGCAGTGTCGGCTGGCACGTCGTCGATCCGGTGCTGCTCGCCGAGCGCGTGGATTTCACGATCAGCCCGTACAGCGGCAAGCCGCAGGGCGAGCCGGTGCCGAGCATCGAGGCGCGGATCACCGGCATCGCCAACCAGGCGGTGCTGCAATATCTCGGCACCGCGCCGGTGCGCGCGCTGCTCGATGCCGGGCCGGGGCCGCTGCGCGCGCAACTGGAAGCCGCGCTCGCCGCCGATCCGGCGCTGGCGGAGATCGGCGTCGCGGCGGTGTCGGTGCGGCTCACCAACCTCGCGCCGTCGAGTGAACTCGAACGCGCGCTCCAGACCCCGACCTTCGAGGCGCTCCAGCAAAAGGCCGACGAGGCGACCTTCGAACGCCGCGCGCTCGCGGTCGAAAAGGAACGCGCCATCGCCGAGAACGAGCTGGCGACCCGCATCGAACTGGCGCGGCGCGAGAAACTGCTGATCGCCGAGGAAACCGACAACGCCCGCAACCGCGCCACCGGCGCGGCCGAGGCGCAACAGGTCGAGGCGAAGGCCGAGGCCGACCGAATCCGCCTCGTCGAAGGCGCCAAGGCCGAGGCCGAGCAGGCGCACATCGCGGTCTATCGCGACCTGCCGCCAGCCGTGCTGTTCGGCCTCGCCGCACAACAACTCGCGGGCAAGCTCGACACGATCGAGCATGTCAACATCACCCCCGATCTGCTCGCGGCGGTGATGGGCGAGTTCCGCAAGAGCCCGGTGGTGGTCGCGGGTTGA
- a CDS encoding DUF1552 domain-containing protein: protein MILPRPAISRRTMLRGAGTMLALPFLEAMMPDARAADLASRPKRLQVFYSPNGMMMDAFRPTAQGKGFALPSTLEPLAPHRAQISVFSGLGHPQAAAMGDIAAGHGRSCPAFLTGTHVKQTEGTDIRCAVSIDQVYAQHLGDATMLSSLELGIDPASLLGSCDIGYSCAYTNGISWMNPNVPLPVTANPRDVFERLFGDGDALDAQSRLAQARRQTSILDFVRDDTQRLSGRLGVEDRRKLDEYLEATRDIEKRIQRAAVSGGQQTDMERPAGIPDSFDEHVRMMIDLQVLAMQADITRVGSFMIGRELSNRTYPEIGVPDSHHMLSHHGNNPEKMAKLAKINRHHMEYFAYYLDRMKAVKDGDGTLLDRTMVIRGSAFGDSNQHDHMDLPVIVAGGLVPGDRSVSVPKGTTMSNLLLAALNVLDVPTKSFGDSNAPLAELVRA, encoded by the coding sequence ATGATCCTCCCCCGCCCCGCGATCAGCCGCCGCACGATGTTGCGCGGCGCCGGCACGATGCTGGCGCTGCCGTTCCTCGAAGCGATGATGCCGGACGCGCGCGCCGCCGATCTCGCGTCGCGGCCGAAGCGGTTGCAGGTGTTCTACTCGCCCAACGGCATGATGATGGACGCCTTCCGCCCGACCGCGCAGGGCAAGGGCTTTGCGCTGCCATCGACGCTGGAGCCGCTCGCGCCGCACCGCGCGCAGATCAGCGTGTTCAGCGGGCTCGGCCATCCGCAGGCGGCGGCGATGGGCGATATCGCCGCGGGGCACGGCCGCTCCTGCCCCGCCTTCCTCACCGGCACGCACGTCAAGCAGACCGAGGGCACCGATATCCGCTGCGCGGTGTCGATCGATCAAGTCTATGCGCAGCATCTCGGCGACGCGACGATGCTCAGCTCGCTCGAACTCGGCATCGATCCCGCAAGCCTGCTCGGCAGTTGCGACATCGGCTATAGCTGCGCCTACACCAACGGCATTTCGTGGATGAACCCGAACGTGCCGCTCCCCGTCACCGCCAATCCGCGCGACGTGTTCGAGCGGCTGTTCGGCGACGGCGACGCGCTCGACGCGCAAAGCCGGCTCGCGCAGGCGCGCCGCCAGACCAGCATTCTCGATTTCGTCCGCGACGATACGCAGCGGCTGTCGGGCCGGCTCGGCGTGGAGGATCGCCGCAAGCTCGACGAATATCTCGAAGCGACGCGCGATATCGAGAAGCGAATCCAGCGCGCCGCCGTTTCCGGCGGGCAGCAGACCGACATGGAGCGCCCGGCGGGCATTCCCGATTCGTTCGACGAGCATGTCCGCATGATGATCGATTTGCAGGTGCTGGCGATGCAGGCCGACATCACCCGCGTCGGCAGTTTCATGATCGGCCGCGAGCTTTCGAACCGCACCTATCCCGAAATCGGCGTGCCGGATTCGCACCACATGCTCAGCCACCACGGCAACAACCCGGAGAAGATGGCGAAGCTCGCGAAGATCAACCGGCACCACATGGAATATTTCGCCTATTATCTCGACCGGATGAAGGCGGTGAAGGACGGCGACGGCACCTTGCTCGATCGCACGATGGTGATCCGCGGTTCGGCGTTCGGCGATTCGAACCAGCACGATCACATGGACCTGCCGGTGATCGTCGCGGGCGGGCTGGTGCCGGGTGACCGCAGTGTCTCGGTGCCCAAGGGCACGACCATGTCGAACCTGCTGCTCGCCGCGCTGAACGTGCTCGACGTGCCGACCAAATCGTTCGGCGACAGCAATGCCCCGCTCGCGGAGCTGGTGCGTGCCTGA
- a CDS encoding adenosine deaminase family protein — translation MRLAALIIALLLASGAASAREARPLSDEARTAARLDAIADSPPRLRVFLQTMPKGGDLHNHGGGSIYAEDWLRWAAAGGLCIATDTASIVPPPCDTPNRVPAAGLEQNYPLYSRMLDALSTRGFETGVNAPTLSGYDRFFATFDAFGTASSGNEAKELALTREQAAADRVSYVELGSGARQARALVAAVKDVDPTDFAALSAKLAPLLPDAVARARADYDRFEAESARIDACDTARPKPACAVEMRYLYTAIRTIPPAQTFAQLALGFALAEADPRFVGVNIAAPEHDPIAVRDYTLHMRMIAFLKARHPKVALSLHAGELTLGLVPPRDLAFHIREAVEVAGARRIGHGIDISYEDDAAGLLSEMAAKQVDVEINLTSNAVILGVKGKAHPLSLYREAGVPVTLSTDDEGVSRSDMTNEYVRAVVEQGLRYADLKQIVRDSIHYSFLPGASLWRARAGGVKAAACVTQGPACEAFLTANPKAAKEAQVERDLAVFEAAKR, via the coding sequence ATGCGTTTGGCCGCACTCATCATCGCGCTGTTGCTGGCGAGCGGCGCGGCCTCGGCGCGCGAGGCCAGACCGCTGTCGGACGAAGCGCGCACCGCCGCGCGGCTCGACGCGATCGCCGACAGCCCGCCCCGGCTGCGCGTGTTCCTCCAGACCATGCCCAAGGGTGGCGACCTCCACAATCACGGCGGTGGCTCGATCTACGCCGAGGACTGGCTGCGCTGGGCGGCGGCGGGCGGGCTGTGCATCGCCACCGACACCGCCAGCATCGTGCCGCCGCCCTGCGACACGCCGAACCGCGTGCCGGCGGCCGGGCTGGAGCAGAATTACCCGCTGTACAGCCGCATGCTCGACGCGCTCTCGACACGCGGGTTCGAGACCGGCGTCAACGCGCCGACGCTGTCGGGGTACGACCGTTTCTTCGCGACGTTCGATGCGTTCGGTACCGCATCGTCCGGCAACGAGGCGAAGGAACTCGCGCTCACTCGCGAGCAGGCGGCGGCGGATCGCGTGTCCTATGTCGAGCTCGGCAGCGGCGCGCGTCAGGCCCGCGCGCTCGTCGCGGCGGTGAAGGACGTGGACCCGACCGACTTCGCGGCGCTGTCCGCGAAACTCGCGCCGCTGTTGCCCGATGCGGTGGCGCGCGCGCGGGCCGATTATGATCGCTTCGAGGCGGAATCGGCCAGGATCGACGCGTGCGATACGGCCAGGCCGAAGCCCGCCTGCGCGGTCGAGATGCGCTATCTCTACACCGCGATCCGCACCATTCCGCCCGCGCAGACCTTCGCGCAGCTCGCGCTCGGCTTCGCGCTGGCCGAGGCCGATCCGCGCTTCGTCGGCGTCAACATCGCAGCACCCGAGCATGATCCGATCGCGGTGCGCGATTATACCCTGCACATGCGGATGATCGCGTTTCTCAAGGCGCGGCACCCCAAGGTCGCTTTGTCGCTCCATGCCGGCGAACTGACGCTCGGGCTGGTGCCGCCGCGCGACCTGGCGTTCCACATCCGCGAGGCGGTCGAGGTGGCTGGCGCGCGGCGGATCGGCCACGGCATCGACATCTCCTATGAGGACGACGCCGCCGGGCTGCTCAGCGAGATGGCGGCGAAGCAGGTCGACGTCGAGATCAACCTGACCAGCAACGCGGTGATCCTCGGCGTGAAGGGCAAGGCGCATCCGCTGTCGCTGTACCGCGAGGCCGGCGTTCCGGTGACGCTCTCGACCGACGACGAAGGCGTATCGCGCAGCGACATGACCAACGAATATGTCCGCGCGGTGGTGGAGCAGGGGCTTCGCTACGCCGATCTCAAGCAGATCGTGCGCGACAGCATCCACTACAGCTTCCTGCCGGGCGCGAGCCTGTGGCGCGCGCGGGCGGGCGGCGTGAAGGCGGCGGCGTGCGTGACGCAGGGGCCGGCGTGCGAGGCGTTTCTGACCGCGAACCCCAAGGCCGCGAAGGAGGCGCAGGTCGAGCGCGATCTGGCGGTGTTCGAGGCAGCTAAACGCTGA
- a CDS encoding ankyrin repeat domain-containing protein, whose amino-acid sequence MPDRARIALALAAVALWSGSAQARKPVDNDALVRAISADDLAATQAALAAHADPNARLDYGATPLALAVNTQDPALVAVLLAAHARPNTADADGVTPLALACELGNAAIVSHLLDAHADVRDAAPDGTTPLAICARFGPAEAVARMLAAGAAPDTPDARGQTPLMWAASGGHVDAVAALLKAGADANRVSKGGFTPLFFAIKSGVPAATAALLAAGAKADYRGPENTSALQLALYQHNYAAAALLVPYGFDLAARDREGKTPLDAAAEGGDATLVKLLLARGADANALSGPSTIQWVTEANFGVAPPPVPPTPPLLWAAQSGHAEAMAALIAGGADPHFVAADGTNVVLAAAKGGSDAALRLALQVAPNVDVANATGFTALHILVAGRPFPDLAAMLRTLAAHHARTDLKSKYGTAAEIAGKGLNEVKAIFAETFPDGAGANPANRGGQQLAARP is encoded by the coding sequence GTGCCTGATCGCGCGCGGATCGCTTTGGCGCTGGCGGCGGTGGCGCTGTGGAGCGGCAGCGCGCAGGCGCGCAAGCCCGTGGATAACGACGCGCTGGTCCGCGCGATCTCCGCCGACGATCTCGCCGCGACGCAAGCCGCGCTCGCCGCGCATGCCGACCCGAATGCCCGGCTCGACTATGGCGCGACCCCGCTCGCGCTCGCGGTCAACACGCAAGACCCGGCGCTGGTGGCGGTGCTGCTCGCCGCGCATGCCAGGCCGAATACCGCCGACGCGGACGGCGTCACGCCGCTCGCGCTCGCGTGCGAACTCGGCAATGCCGCGATCGTCTCGCACCTGCTCGACGCGCATGCCGATGTCCGCGACGCCGCCCCCGACGGCACGACGCCGCTCGCGATCTGCGCGCGCTTCGGGCCAGCCGAGGCCGTGGCGCGGATGCTCGCGGCGGGTGCCGCGCCCGATACGCCTGATGCGCGCGGCCAGACGCCGCTGATGTGGGCGGCCTCGGGAGGCCATGTCGACGCGGTCGCGGCATTGCTCAAGGCTGGCGCGGACGCCAACCGCGTCTCCAAGGGCGGTTTCACGCCGCTGTTCTTCGCGATCAAAAGCGGCGTGCCGGCGGCGACAGCCGCACTGCTCGCCGCCGGCGCGAAGGCGGACTATCGCGGCCCGGAAAACACCAGCGCGCTGCAACTCGCGCTGTACCAGCACAATTACGCCGCCGCCGCGCTGCTCGTGCCCTATGGCTTCGATCTCGCCGCGCGCGACCGCGAGGGCAAGACCCCGCTCGACGCCGCCGCCGAAGGTGGCGACGCGACGCTGGTCAAGCTGCTGCTGGCGCGCGGCGCCGACGCCAATGCGCTGAGCGGGCCTTCCACGATACAATGGGTGACGGAAGCCAATTTCGGCGTCGCGCCGCCGCCGGTCCCGCCCACGCCGCCGCTGCTGTGGGCGGCGCAGTCCGGCCATGCCGAGGCGATGGCGGCGCTGATCGCCGGCGGCGCCGACCCGCATTTCGTCGCGGCGGACGGCACCAATGTCGTGCTGGCGGCGGCAAAGGGTGGCAGCGACGCCGCGCTCCGGCTTGCGCTGCAGGTCGCCCCCAACGTCGATGTCGCCAACGCGACCGGATTTACCGCGCTCCACATCCTCGTCGCCGGACGACCCTTCCCCGATCTCGCGGCGATGCTGCGCACGCTCGCCGCGCATCATGCGCGCACCGATCTCAAGAGCAAATACGGCACCGCTGCCGAGATCGCCGGCAAGGGCCTCAACGAAGTGAAGGCGATTTTCGCCGAAACCTTTCCCGATGGGGCTGGCGCAAACCCGGCAAATCGGGGAGGACAGCAATTGGCCGCGCGGCCATGA
- the pncB gene encoding nicotinate phosphoribosyltransferase encodes MAVTDIATRTYNHNFRLDPIVRSLLDTDFYKLLMLQMIRHIHPDVTATFSLINRTKSVRLAEIIDEGELRAQLDHARTVRFSRKELIWLAGNSFYGKRQMFAPDFIAWLAEFQLPEYDLRKVDGQYELHFDGPWSGTSMWEIPALAIINELKSRAATRDMGKFALDVLYARAKARLWEKVERLRDLPDLVLSDFGTRRRHGFLWQRWCVEALKEGLDHRFIGTSNVLLAMDADLEAIGTNAHELPMVEAALSDSDAELAGAPYRVLEQWRAHYGGNLLIALPDAFGTTAFLRQAPAWLADWTGFRPDSAPPIEGGEQIIRWWQQQGVDPREKLLIFSDGMDIDTIEQTYRHFHGRVRMSYGWGTNLTNDFRGCDPRGGHALEPISLVCKVTRANGRPAVKLSDNPAKATGEPEEIARYLRVFGDDGRAESEVSV; translated from the coding sequence ATGGCCGTTACCGACATCGCAACCCGCACCTACAACCACAATTTCCGGCTCGATCCGATCGTGCGGAGCTTGCTCGACACCGATTTCTACAAGCTGCTGATGTTGCAGATGATCCGCCACATCCACCCCGACGTGACCGCGACCTTCTCGCTCATCAACCGGACGAAGAGCGTGCGACTGGCCGAGATCATCGACGAGGGCGAGTTGCGCGCGCAGCTCGACCATGCCCGCACCGTGCGCTTCAGCCGCAAGGAGCTGATCTGGCTCGCCGGCAACAGCTTCTACGGCAAGCGCCAGATGTTCGCGCCGGACTTCATCGCCTGGCTCGCCGAATTCCAACTGCCCGAATACGATCTCCGCAAGGTCGACGGCCAGTATGAACTGCATTTCGACGGGCCGTGGAGCGGCACCTCGATGTGGGAAATCCCCGCGCTCGCGATCATCAACGAACTCAAATCGCGCGCCGCGACGCGCGACATGGGCAAGTTCGCGCTCGACGTATTGTACGCGCGCGCCAAGGCGCGGCTGTGGGAGAAGGTCGAGCGGCTGCGCGACCTGCCCGATCTCGTCCTCAGCGATTTCGGCACGCGGCGGCGCCACGGCTTCCTGTGGCAGCGCTGGTGCGTCGAGGCGCTCAAGGAAGGGCTGGACCACCGCTTCATCGGCACCTCGAACGTGCTGCTGGCGATGGACGCCGATCTCGAGGCGATCGGCACCAACGCGCACGAACTGCCGATGGTCGAGGCGGCGCTGTCGGATAGCGACGCCGAACTCGCCGGCGCGCCCTACCGCGTGCTCGAACAATGGCGCGCGCATTACGGCGGCAATCTGCTGATCGCCTTGCCCGACGCGTTCGGCACCACCGCCTTCCTCAGGCAAGCACCGGCGTGGCTCGCCGACTGGACCGGCTTCCGCCCCGACAGCGCGCCGCCGATCGAAGGCGGCGAACAGATCATCCGCTGGTGGCAGCAACAGGGCGTCGACCCGCGCGAGAAACTGCTGATCTTCTCCGACGGCATGGACATCGACACGATCGAGCAGACCTACCGCCATTTCCACGGCCGCGTGCGAATGAGCTACGGCTGGGGCACCAACCTCACCAACGATTTCCGCGGTTGCGACCCGCGCGGCGGGCACGCGCTGGAGCCGATCTCGCTGGTCTGCAAGGTGACGCGCGCGAACGGGCGGCCGGCGGTGAAGCTCTCGGACAATCCGGCGAAAGCGACCGGCGAGCCGGAGGAAATCGCGCGGTATCTGCGGGTGTTCGGTGACGATGGGCGGGCGGAGAGCGAGGTGAGCGTATAA
- a CDS encoding endonuclease domain-containing protein, with amino-acid sequence MTPPEIALWRALRKNDDGLRFRKQHPAGDYVLDFYCAPARLAIEVDGEVHGRGDRPARDVVRDAWLAAQGVTVVRYPAREVLSELDSVVRQIVAVAVARRDTIANGSRTSPSVTLRVPPPPGGGG; translated from the coding sequence ATGACGCCGCCAGAAATCGCGCTTTGGCGCGCCTTGCGGAAGAATGACGATGGACTGCGATTCCGTAAACAGCATCCCGCAGGCGATTATGTGCTCGATTTCTACTGCGCCCCGGCGAGGCTGGCGATCGAGGTCGATGGCGAAGTGCATGGACGCGGCGACAGGCCCGCGCGAGACGTCGTTCGGGACGCCTGGCTCGCAGCGCAAGGCGTGACGGTGGTGCGCTATCCGGCGCGGGAGGTGCTTTCCGAATTGGATTCTGTCGTTCGCCAGATCGTCGCGGTTGCGGTCGCGCGTAGGGACACCATCGCTAACGGATCCCGAACCTCCCCCTCCGTCACGCTGCGCGTGCCACCTCCCCCTGGCGGGGGAGGATAA
- a CDS encoding DUF1592 domain-containing protein yields the protein MLSRPSLGGALLLLSTAVAALAAATHSDGVRAQAVQPAVAHVENGPPELLEQYCARCHNDDDKVANLSIADLRDNDLLIGKHADEWEKILRRTSLDEMPPRNKPQPDPAMRAAFIQWLKGSLDAYAAAHPDPGRATIRRLNRVEYANAVRDLLALDTDVSRDLPQDNSGYGFDNIADVLTVSPTLMDRYVNVAGKVARMATGMSSPRAFVTSYELPKDGSVLNSGRPAYNERASDALPLGSRGGGAFKYYARHAGIYEVSGWLNANTNNETDRLKEDKVSVRVPLKAGAHTIGMTFHRTLAPDESVQTLRNDLDKVPLPVDAPKPLPLDVLVDGVRVKQISVPSYRLSPRYSQQNFPRDVLQIDVAGPYDASTKDDTPSRKRIFLCRPRAASAETACARKIITALAHRAYRRPVGEADVAPLMKLYASERAASDFDHGIAAAVEGVLVAPQFLFLVESDPAGSAPGSVHRVSDLDLASRLSFFLWSSIPDDTLLKAAEEGKLATPGAIEAQVTRMLADRRADALTKNFAGQWLYLRNLDQQRPDISVYPAFDARLRSAMAQETEMFFGYVLHNNRSLLDFIAADYTFLNQRLAAHYGIAGVSGTAFRKVALDPAWHRGGLLGQASILTVTSYGNHTSVVKRGKWVLENILAAAPPPPPPDVPALQETHDGRKLTAREQLEMHRANPACASCHVKMDPIGFALENFDAVGGWRTQDAGQIIDAAAVLPDGTKFAGFDGLQKILLARKDEFAGAFTRRLLTYALARGLIAQDMPTVRKIAASAAGDDYRIQTIIKGIATSAPFTLRKTPAK from the coding sequence ATGCTGTCGCGGCCCTCTCTCGGCGGCGCGCTGTTGCTGCTCAGCACCGCCGTCGCGGCGCTCGCGGCGGCGACGCATTCGGACGGCGTGCGCGCGCAGGCCGTGCAACCGGCGGTCGCGCATGTCGAGAACGGGCCGCCCGAGCTGCTCGAGCAATATTGCGCGCGCTGCCACAATGACGACGACAAGGTCGCCAACCTCTCGATCGCCGATCTGCGCGACAATGATCTGCTGATCGGCAAGCACGCCGACGAGTGGGAGAAGATCCTCCGCCGCACCAGCCTCGACGAGATGCCGCCGCGCAACAAGCCGCAGCCCGATCCGGCGATGCGCGCGGCGTTCATCCAGTGGCTCAAGGGCTCGCTCGACGCCTATGCCGCCGCGCATCCCGACCCCGGCCGCGCGACGATCCGCCGGCTCAACCGAGTCGAATATGCCAATGCCGTGCGCGATCTGCTTGCGCTCGATACCGATGTCAGCCGCGATCTGCCGCAGGACAATTCGGGCTATGGCTTCGACAATATCGCCGATGTGCTGACGGTCTCGCCGACGTTGATGGACCGCTATGTCAACGTCGCGGGCAAGGTCGCGCGGATGGCGACGGGGATGAGTTCGCCGCGTGCGTTCGTCACCAGCTACGAATTGCCCAAGGACGGATCGGTGCTCAACTCGGGCCGCCCCGCCTATAACGAACGCGCCAGCGACGCGCTGCCGCTCGGTTCGCGCGGCGGTGGCGCGTTCAAATATTACGCGCGCCACGCCGGCATCTACGAGGTGAGCGGCTGGCTCAACGCCAACACCAACAACGAGACCGACCGGCTCAAGGAGGACAAGGTCAGCGTGCGCGTGCCCCTGAAGGCGGGCGCGCATACGATCGGCATGACCTTCCACCGCACGCTCGCGCCCGACGAGAGCGTGCAGACGTTGCGCAACGATCTCGACAAGGTGCCGCTGCCGGTCGATGCACCGAAGCCGCTGCCGCTCGACGTTCTGGTCGATGGCGTGCGGGTGAAGCAGATCAGCGTGCCGTCGTACCGGCTGTCGCCGCGCTATTCGCAGCAGAATTTCCCACGCGACGTGCTCCAGATCGACGTCGCCGGGCCGTATGACGCCAGCACTAAGGACGACACGCCGAGCCGCAAGCGCATCTTCCTGTGCCGCCCGCGCGCCGCCTCGGCGGAGACGGCGTGCGCGCGGAAAATCATCACCGCGCTCGCGCATCGCGCCTATCGCCGTCCGGTCGGCGAGGCTGATGTCGCCCCGCTGATGAAGCTTTATGCGAGCGAGCGCGCCGCGTCCGACTTCGATCACGGCATCGCGGCGGCGGTGGAGGGCGTGCTGGTCGCGCCGCAATTCCTGTTCCTCGTCGAAAGCGATCCCGCCGGCAGCGCGCCGGGCAGCGTCCACCGTGTCAGCGATCTCGACCTCGCCTCGCGGCTGTCGTTCTTCCTGTGGAGCAGCATTCCCGACGACACGCTGTTGAAGGCGGCGGAAGAGGGCAAGCTCGCCACGCCGGGCGCGATCGAGGCGCAGGTGACTCGGATGCTCGCCGACCGCCGAGCCGACGCGTTGACGAAGAACTTCGCCGGCCAGTGGCTGTATCTGCGCAACCTCGATCAGCAGCGGCCCGACATCAGCGTCTATCCGGCGTTCGACGCGCGGCTGCGCTCGGCAATGGCGCAAGAGACCGAGATGTTCTTCGGGTACGTGCTGCACAACAACCGCAGCCTGCTCGATTTCATCGCGGCGGATTACACCTTCCTCAACCAGCGGCTCGCCGCGCATTACGGCATCGCCGGGGTGAGCGGCACCGCGTTCCGCAAGGTGGCGCTCGATCCGGCGTGGCATCGCGGCGGCCTGCTCGGGCAGGCGAGCATCCTCACCGTCACCTCCTATGGCAACCACACGTCGGTGGTGAAGCGCGGCAAATGGGTGCTGGAGAACATCCTCGCCGCCGCGCCGCCCCCGCCGCCGCCCGACGTGCCGGCGCTTCAGGAAACGCATGACGGCCGCAAGCTGACCGCGCGCGAGCAGTTGGAGATGCACCGCGCCAACCCGGCCTGCGCCTCGTGCCACGTCAAGATGGACCCGATCGGCTTTGCGCTGGAGAATTTCGACGCGGTCGGCGGCTGGCGCACGCAGGACGCCGGGCAGATCATCGACGCGGCGGCGGTGCTGCCCGACGGCACCAAGTTCGCCGGTTTCGACGGGCTTCAAAAGATCCTGCTCGCGCGCAAGGACGAGTTCGCCGGCGCCTTCACGCGCCGCCTGCTCACCTATGCGCTCGCGCGCGGGCTGATCGCGCAGGACATGCCGACCGTGCGCAAGATCGCGGCGAGCGCGGCGGGCGACGATTATCGCATCCAGACGATCATCAAGGGCATCGCCACCAGCGCGCCGTTCACGCTCAGGAAGACGCCAGCGAAATGA
- a CDS encoding NAD(+)/NADH kinase yields MSSIPPRAVFVIRETDLERLIARHATRDQARFFLETRGQRIETVEQRHHEFHAALAAARASVPAEWRQALVRRADLDRFLFAREDVVIAVGQDGLVANVAKYVAEQPVIGVNPAPDLYDGVLARVRVERLARLLPGTVRPDAPVERRTMVQATLDDGEILIALNEIFLGHRSHQSARYRIELAGDGEEHSSSGLIVASGTGATGWARSIAEATHLPLPLGTDERAAGYWVREPFPSIATETRMRAGKLTDDPLIVTSRMNDGGVIFADGIEQDFLGFDWGRRATITPAPNSLHLVIG; encoded by the coding sequence ATGTCCAGCATCCCGCCCCGCGCGGTGTTCGTCATCCGCGAAACCGATCTCGAACGGCTCATCGCCCGGCACGCCACGCGCGATCAGGCGCGTTTCTTCCTGGAGACGCGCGGGCAGCGGATCGAGACGGTCGAGCAGCGTCACCATGAGTTCCACGCCGCGCTGGCGGCGGCCCGCGCTTCGGTGCCGGCCGAGTGGCGGCAAGCGCTGGTGCGCCGCGCCGATCTCGACCGTTTCCTGTTCGCGCGCGAGGATGTCGTCATCGCGGTCGGGCAGGACGGCCTTGTCGCCAACGTCGCCAAATATGTCGCGGAGCAGCCAGTGATCGGCGTCAACCCAGCGCCCGATCTGTATGACGGCGTGCTGGCGCGCGTCCGCGTCGAGCGGCTGGCGCGCTTGCTGCCCGGTACGGTGCGGCCCGATGCGCCGGTCGAGCGGCGCACGATGGTTCAGGCGACACTCGACGATGGGGAAATTCTGATCGCGCTAAACGAGATCTTCCTCGGGCATCGCAGCCACCAGTCGGCGCGGTACCGGATCGAACTCGCCGGCGATGGCGAGGAGCATTCGTCGTCGGGACTGATCGTCGCCTCGGGCACCGGCGCGACCGGTTGGGCGCGTTCGATCGCCGAGGCGACCCATCTGCCGCTGCCGCTCGGCACCGATGAACGCGCGGCGGGCTATTGGGTGCGCGAGCCGTTCCCGAGCATCGCCACCGAGACGCGGATGCGCGCGGGCAAGCTCACCGACGATCCGCTGATCGTCACCTCGCGCATGAACGACGGCGGGGTGATCTTCGCCGACGGGATCGAGCAGGATTTCCTCGGCTTCGACTGGGGCCGCCGCGCGACGATCACGCCCGCACCCAATTCCCTTCATCTCGTGATCGGGTAA
- a CDS encoding c-type cytochrome: MIVTPAFKTLRVAALAVILSSPVMAAAPAPQDIVNARVVGFKKMGGAMKAIGDQLKSGALDKAKTLAAAQTIATTAKGQGKLFPAGTGPAAGVKTDALPGIWTDRATFDADMAKLVGESGKLVTVAGTGDAAAIGAQMKAVGGTCGACHRQFRADT; this comes from the coding sequence ATGATCGTGACACCAGCTTTCAAGACCCTCCGCGTCGCGGCGCTCGCCGTGATCCTGTCGTCGCCGGTGATGGCCGCCGCCCCCGCGCCGCAGGACATCGTCAACGCGCGCGTCGTCGGCTTCAAGAAGATGGGCGGCGCGATGAAGGCGATCGGTGATCAGCTCAAGAGCGGTGCGCTCGACAAGGCGAAGACGCTCGCCGCCGCGCAGACCATCGCCACGACCGCCAAGGGCCAGGGCAAGCTGTTCCCGGCCGGCACCGGCCCCGCCGCCGGCGTCAAGACCGATGCGCTGCCCGGTATCTGGACCGACCGCGCCACCTTCGACGCCGACATGGCCAAGCTCGTCGGCGAATCGGGCAAGCTGGTGACGGTCGCCGGCACCGGCGATGCCGCCGCGATCGGCGCTCAGATGAAAGCGGTCGGCGGCACCTGCGGCGCCTGCCATCGCCAGTTCCGCGCCGATACCTGA